One segment of Deinococcus multiflagellatus DNA contains the following:
- a CDS encoding erythromycin esterase family protein yields MTSALPGLHPLSEPGAYDALLARMGARRFVLIGEASHGTHEFYRERAALTRRLIEDHGFTAVAVEADWPDAYRVNRYVRGQNGDHSAAQALGDFGRFPRWMWRNEDVRDFVTWLRGHNERRPQAQAGFYGIDLYSLHRSMDAVVAYLDGVDPAAAQRARQRYSCFEPYGDDPQSYGLATAYGVDEPCEDEAVAQLLELQRREAQTHGPDLLAGDDLFYAEQNARLALNAERYYREMFRGRLDTWNLRDTHMADTVDALAEHQRAQGLEPRIVVWAHNSHLGDARATEVSWRQGQENLGQYLRERHPGQTFILGQSTHSGEVLAADDWGQPGRVKGVRPALAGSVEAALHDLGVGDFWLDLQGEVPEALQAERLQRFIGVIYRPGTERQSHYYHTRLPEQYDALLYLDQTAALVPLDAGSGSDEGELPDTYPSGQ; encoded by the coding sequence ATGACCTCTGCCCTGCCCGGCCTGCACCCCCTGAGTGAGCCTGGGGCCTACGACGCCCTGCTGGCGCGCATGGGGGCGCGGCGCTTCGTGCTGATCGGGGAAGCCTCGCACGGCACCCACGAGTTCTACCGCGAGCGCGCCGCGCTGACCCGCCGCCTGATCGAGGACCATGGCTTTACCGCCGTGGCTGTGGAAGCCGACTGGCCCGACGCCTACCGGGTGAACCGCTACGTGCGCGGCCAGAACGGCGACCACAGCGCCGCCCAGGCCCTGGGGGACTTTGGGCGCTTCCCGCGCTGGATGTGGCGCAACGAGGACGTGCGCGACTTCGTGACGTGGCTGCGCGGCCACAACGAGCGCCGGCCGCAGGCACAAGCGGGGTTCTACGGCATTGACCTGTACAGCCTGCACCGCTCGATGGACGCGGTGGTGGCCTACCTGGACGGCGTGGACCCGGCCGCCGCGCAGCGTGCCCGGCAGCGCTACAGCTGCTTTGAACCCTACGGCGACGACCCCCAGAGTTACGGGCTGGCCACGGCCTACGGGGTGGACGAGCCCTGCGAGGACGAGGCGGTGGCCCAGCTGCTGGAGTTGCAGCGCCGCGAGGCCCAGACCCACGGCCCGGACCTGCTGGCGGGCGACGACCTGTTCTACGCCGAGCAGAACGCCCGGCTGGCCCTGAACGCCGAGCGCTACTACCGCGAGATGTTCCGGGGCCGCCTGGACACCTGGAACCTGCGCGACACCCACATGGCCGACACGGTGGACGCCCTGGCCGAGCACCAGCGGGCCCAGGGCCTGGAACCCCGGATCGTGGTGTGGGCCCACAACTCGCACCTGGGCGACGCGCGGGCCACTGAGGTCAGCTGGCGCCAGGGGCAGGAAAACCTGGGCCAGTACCTGCGGGAGCGCCACCCGGGGCAGACCTTCATCCTGGGCCAGAGCACCCACAGCGGCGAGGTGCTGGCCGCCGATGACTGGGGCCAGCCTGGACGGGTGAAGGGGGTGCGCCCGGCGCTGGCCGGCAGTGTGGAAGCCGCGCTGCACGACCTGGGCGTGGGCGACTTCTGGCTGGACCTGCAGGGCGAGGTGCCCGAAGCCCTGCAGGCCGAGCGGCTGCAGCGCTTTATCGGCGTGATCTACCGCCCCGGAACCGAGCGCCAGAGCCACTACTACCACACCCGCCTGCCCGAGCAGTACGACGCGCTTCTGTACCTGGACCAGACAGCCGCGCTGGTGCCGCTGGACGCGGGGAGTGGGAGCGATGAGGGCGAGTTGCCGGACACCTACCCCAGCGGGCAATAG
- a CDS encoding esterase/lipase family protein: protein MTGSRSFLLLALTVTAGLLAGCAAPAAAPEPALHAAATPTPPEPTATPAPMTDLSRTYPGGRAMTAQVLDKSVPLILVHGLGGFGRDEGLGLRYWGGLLDVQEDLRAQGYRVFTASLGPVSSNWDRAAELYAQIKGGCVDYGAAHAAQHGHARTDSAKCYPGFYPQWDAAHPVNLLGHSMGGQTARTLVKLLDDGHPANAGSGALFTGGRAGWVRSVMTVSSPNSGSPAADTLQAAVPMFKNLILAFAASVGAADPENFVYNFDLGQWGLSRAPGERFSTYQNRVFASRVWTSRDQAAWDLGPDGAAELNRWLGRSRTTRYFSWETNATTPGLLTGWHYPNLTMNPVLSAVAFPYAPPLSPGLGNIGGRSPGGAVTYDRSWWANDGIVPGKSMNAPLNESSVAYSGGATLPGLWYRLGRVDGYDHIDITGNLSFRDVKAFYRNQAAFLANQN, encoded by the coding sequence ATGACTGGTTCACGTTCCTTCCTGCTCCTTGCCCTGACCGTCACCGCTGGCCTGCTGGCTGGCTGCGCCGCCCCGGCGGCGGCCCCCGAGCCCGCCCTGCACGCGGCGGCCACCCCCACCCCGCCCGAGCCCACCGCCACCCCCGCGCCCATGACCGACCTGAGCCGCACCTACCCGGGCGGCCGGGCGATGACGGCACAGGTGCTGGACAAGAGCGTGCCGCTGATCCTGGTGCATGGCCTGGGGGGCTTTGGGCGCGACGAGGGGCTGGGGCTGCGCTACTGGGGCGGACTGCTGGATGTACAGGAAGACCTGCGTGCCCAGGGCTACCGGGTCTTTACCGCCAGCCTGGGCCCGGTGAGCAGCAACTGGGACCGCGCCGCCGAGCTGTACGCGCAGATCAAGGGCGGGTGCGTGGATTACGGCGCGGCGCACGCGGCGCAGCACGGGCACGCCCGCACCGACAGCGCCAAGTGTTACCCCGGCTTCTATCCGCAGTGGGACGCTGCTCACCCAGTCAACCTGCTGGGGCATTCGATGGGGGGCCAGACGGCCCGCACCCTGGTGAAGCTGCTGGACGACGGCCACCCGGCCAACGCGGGCAGCGGCGCCCTGTTCACGGGCGGGCGCGCGGGCTGGGTGCGCAGCGTGATGACCGTCAGCAGCCCCAACAGCGGCAGCCCGGCGGCCGACACCCTGCAGGCAGCGGTGCCCATGTTCAAGAACCTGATTCTGGCCTTTGCCGCCAGCGTGGGCGCCGCCGACCCCGAGAACTTTGTCTACAACTTCGACCTGGGGCAGTGGGGCCTGAGCCGCGCGCCCGGCGAGCGCTTCAGCACCTACCAGAACCGCGTGTTCGCCTCGCGCGTGTGGACCAGTAGGGACCAGGCCGCCTGGGACCTGGGCCCCGACGGCGCGGCCGAACTCAACCGCTGGCTGGGCCGCAGCCGCACCACCCGTTACTTTTCCTGGGAAACGAACGCCACCACCCCGGGCCTGCTCACCGGCTGGCACTACCCCAACCTCACCATGAACCCGGTGCTGTCGGCCGTGGCCTTTCCCTACGCGCCGCCCCTCAGCCCAGGGCTGGGCAACATCGGCGGGCGCAGCCCCGGCGGGGCCGTGACCTATGACCGGAGCTGGTGGGCCAACGACGGCATTGTGCCGGGCAAATCCATGAACGCGCCCCTGAACGAAAGCAGCGTGGCTTACAGCGGCGGCGCCACCCTGCCGGGCCTGTGGTATCGCCTGGGCCGGGTGGACGGCTACGACCACATTGACATCACGGGCAATCTGTCGTTCCGGGACGTGAAGGCCTTTTACCGCAATCAGGCGGCGTTCCTGGCGAACCAGAACTGA
- a CDS encoding 3-isopropylmalate dehydratase large subunit: protein MAEKILSRRGGRPVYAGDLAVVEVDQVMVVDSIAQSFIERMTRDLGAQPRFPERVSIVIDHVAPASTVSVAQAQKEAREYAAQTGVRLFDVGRGICHQVLVEEGLARPGWIVLGSDSHSTTYGAVAAFGTGMGATDIALAAASGKTWLKVPESVKVTLHGEVRPGVGAKDVALEMIRVLGADGATYQSIEIHAGDRFTRGERMTLANLCVEAGAKTGLVVPGGEILNGYDVPDWVYPDPGALYVRELELDLSSLAPRMSAPSEVDNVHDVAALRGLKVDQVFIGTCTNGRLEDLHAAAAVLRGQRVAPGTRLLVIPASSEVMEQAMADGTLLTLQRAGAVLGTPGCGPCMGRHQGVLAPGEVCVSTSNRNFIGRMGDKDAQIYLASPAVAAATAVRGVIALPEDVGAA, encoded by the coding sequence ATGGCGGAGAAAATTCTGTCCAGGCGGGGGGGGCGCCCGGTGTACGCCGGGGACCTCGCCGTGGTGGAAGTGGATCAGGTGATGGTGGTGGATTCCATCGCCCAGAGCTTTATTGAGCGCATGACGCGCGACCTGGGGGCCCAGCCCAGGTTCCCCGAGCGCGTGAGCATCGTGATTGACCATGTGGCCCCCGCCAGCACCGTCAGCGTGGCGCAGGCGCAGAAAGAGGCCCGCGAATACGCCGCCCAGACCGGCGTGCGGCTGTTCGACGTGGGGCGGGGCATCTGCCATCAGGTGCTGGTGGAGGAGGGACTGGCGCGCCCAGGCTGGATTGTGCTGGGCAGCGACAGCCACTCCACGACCTACGGCGCGGTGGCGGCGTTCGGCACCGGCATGGGCGCCACCGACATTGCCCTGGCCGCCGCCAGCGGCAAGACGTGGCTGAAGGTGCCCGAGAGCGTAAAAGTCACCCTGCACGGCGAGGTGCGCCCCGGCGTGGGCGCCAAGGACGTGGCCCTGGAGATGATCCGGGTGCTGGGGGCCGACGGCGCCACCTACCAGAGCATCGAAATCCATGCCGGAGACCGCTTCACGCGTGGCGAGCGCATGACCCTGGCGAACCTGTGCGTGGAAGCGGGCGCCAAGACCGGCCTCGTGGTGCCCGGCGGCGAGATTCTGAACGGGTACGACGTGCCCGACTGGGTGTACCCCGATCCCGGCGCCCTCTATGTCCGTGAACTCGAACTCGATCTCTCCAGTCTCGCGCCCCGCATGAGCGCCCCCAGCGAGGTGGACAACGTGCACGACGTGGCCGCGCTGCGCGGCCTGAAGGTGGATCAGGTGTTTATCGGCACCTGCACGAATGGGCGCCTGGAAGACCTGCACGCGGCGGCGGCGGTGCTGCGCGGACAGCGGGTGGCTCCGGGCACGCGGCTGCTGGTGATTCCCGCCAGCAGCGAGGTGATGGAGCAGGCGATGGCCGACGGCACCCTGCTGACCCTGCAGCGGGCCGGGGCAGTGCTGGGCACCCCCGGCTGTGGGCCCTGCATGGGCCGCCACCAGGGCGTGCTGGCCCCCGGCGAGGTCTGCGTGAGCACCAGCAACCGCAACTTTATCGGCCGCATGGGCGACAAGGACGCGCAGATTTACCTCGCCAGTCCGGCGGTGGCGGCAGCCACGGCGGTTCGCGGCGTGATCGCCCTGCCCGAAGACGTGGGGGCCGCGTGA
- a CDS encoding RidA family protein, translated as MSETVFHLPETLPRARGYTPAVEVRGGRTLYISGQVALNAGGELVGPGDFEAQARQCFQNVAHALAAADMTFADVVKLGLYVLDMAGLPTLRRVRDDFVNTAQPPASTLVQVSAFFRADVLVEVEAVAVAPLERRA; from the coding sequence GTGAGCGAGACCGTCTTTCATCTCCCCGAAACGCTGCCCCGGGCCCGGGGCTACACCCCGGCTGTGGAGGTGCGCGGTGGCCGCACCCTGTACATTTCCGGCCAGGTGGCCCTGAATGCCGGGGGCGAACTGGTAGGCCCCGGCGACTTTGAGGCCCAGGCCCGGCAGTGTTTTCAGAACGTGGCGCACGCGCTGGCAGCGGCCGACATGACCTTTGCCGATGTGGTCAAGCTGGGTCTGTACGTGCTGGACATGGCCGGGTTGCCCACCCTGCGCCGCGTGCGCGACGACTTCGTGAACACGGCCCAGCCCCCGGCCAGCACCTTGGTTCAAGTGAGTGCCTTCTTCCGGGCCGACGTGCTGGTGGAAGTCGAGGCGGTGGCGGTGGCCCCGCTGGAAAGGAGGGCCTGA
- a CDS encoding LeuD/DmdB family oxidoreductase small subunit, whose protein sequence is MPRVWTFGDSVNTDDILPGKFAPFMAGEDRFQTFAFHYIRPEFAAQVQPGDLLIGGRNWGLGSSREYAPQALKKLQIGGIVAPSFARIHYRNLLNLGIPAFEYDLTGVLHDGDEVTLDVNSGVLTYAGGAVQLPPPPAFLREALQEGSILAFFKKHGRFPGEDA, encoded by the coding sequence ATGCCCCGAGTCTGGACATTTGGCGACAGCGTGAACACCGACGACATCCTGCCGGGCAAGTTCGCGCCCTTTATGGCAGGCGAGGACCGCTTTCAGACCTTCGCCTTTCACTACATCCGCCCGGAGTTCGCCGCGCAGGTGCAGCCCGGCGATCTGCTCATTGGCGGGCGCAACTGGGGGCTGGGGTCCAGCCGCGAATATGCCCCCCAGGCGCTGAAAAAGCTGCAGATTGGCGGCATCGTGGCGCCCAGCTTCGCGCGGATTCACTACCGCAACCTGCTGAACCTGGGCATTCCCGCCTTTGAATACGACCTGACGGGCGTGCTGCACGACGGCGATGAGGTGACGCTGGACGTGAATTCCGGCGTGCTGACCTATGCCGGCGGCGCGGTGCAATTGCCCCCACCTCCGGCCTTTCTGCGCGAGGCCCTGCAGGAAGGCAGCATTCTGGCCTTTTTCAAGAAGCACGGGCGCTTTCCGGGCGAGGACGCCTAA
- a CDS encoding phage terminase large subunit family protein has translation MAILEVECPICEEVLELTDEDRAELAVGDVIVCASCHSEMEVTRNGGGEDFELDLLSAMTTCPHCDEEFEVTPDMLAAAPATRSQDGTEVSLMTCPHCKSKFELDLSDEPE, from the coding sequence ATGGCAATTCTGGAAGTGGAATGTCCGATCTGTGAGGAAGTGCTGGAACTGACGGACGAGGACCGCGCCGAACTGGCCGTGGGCGACGTGATCGTGTGTGCGTCGTGCCACAGCGAGATGGAAGTCACGCGCAACGGCGGCGGCGAGGACTTTGAGCTGGACCTGCTGAGCGCCATGACCACCTGCCCCCACTGCGACGAGGAATTCGAGGTGACGCCCGATATGCTCGCCGCCGCGCCGGCTACCCGCAGCCAGGACGGCACTGAGGTCAGCCTGATGACCTGCCCGCACTGCAAATCGAAGTTTGAGCTGGACCTGAGCGACGAGCCGGAGTGA
- the lysW gene encoding lysine biosynthesis protein LysW has product MPTVVFENPDTGAAIELTNPELGELVIDDETGVEYEVVSVDPPRLEAAPQEAEDWGE; this is encoded by the coding sequence ATGCCTACTGTTGTCTTTGAAAACCCTGATACCGGCGCCGCCATCGAACTGACCAACCCCGAACTGGGCGAACTGGTCATTGACGATGAAACCGGCGTGGAATACGAAGTCGTCTCGGTGGACCCGCCCCGCCTGGAAGCCGCCCCGCAAGAAGCGGAGGACTGGGGCGAGTAA
- the lysX gene encoding lysine biosynthesis protein LysX, which translates to MAELAVLYDRIRPDEKMLFEALDDLGVPYDKVYTPQLTLTFDEQGRRGVPWRVAIERCVSQSRGHAVTRALEGFGVQVINPAHVIEVCGDKLATNAALHAAGLPTPRTGVAFDGESALALIETLGYPVVLKPTVGSWGRMVSRLNDRAAAEAVIEHKEVLGGPQHGIFYVQELVDKPGRDIRAFVVGGQCIGAIYRTSEHWITNTARGAKASNCPLTPELADLAVRAAAAVQGQIVAIDLVEDPRAGNEWGGLTIIEINHTMEFKNSVSTTGVNIPRLMGEYAVSKL; encoded by the coding sequence ATGGCTGAACTGGCCGTGCTGTACGACCGCATCCGCCCCGACGAGAAGATGCTCTTTGAGGCCCTGGACGATCTGGGTGTGCCCTACGACAAGGTGTACACGCCCCAGCTGACGCTGACCTTTGACGAGCAGGGCCGCCGAGGGGTGCCCTGGCGCGTGGCGATTGAACGCTGCGTGAGCCAGAGCCGGGGCCACGCGGTCACCCGCGCGCTGGAAGGCTTTGGGGTGCAGGTGATCAACCCCGCGCACGTGATCGAGGTCTGCGGCGACAAGCTGGCCACCAACGCCGCGCTGCACGCCGCCGGACTGCCCACCCCCCGCACGGGCGTGGCCTTTGACGGCGAGAGCGCCCTGGCCCTCATTGAAACCCTGGGCTACCCGGTGGTCCTGAAACCCACCGTGGGCTCCTGGGGCCGCATGGTCAGCCGCCTGAATGACCGCGCCGCCGCCGAGGCTGTCATTGAGCACAAGGAGGTGCTGGGCGGGCCGCAGCACGGCATTTTTTACGTGCAGGAACTGGTGGACAAGCCGGGCCGCGACATCCGCGCGTTTGTGGTCGGCGGGCAGTGTATTGGCGCCATTTACCGCACCAGTGAACACTGGATCACGAACACCGCGCGCGGCGCCAAGGCCAGCAACTGCCCCCTCACCCCCGAACTGGCCGACCTTGCCGTCCGCGCCGCCGCCGCCGTGCAGGGGCAGATCGTGGCGATTGATCTGGTGGAAGACCCGCGCGCCGGGAACGAGTGGGGCGGCCTGACCATCATCGAGATCAACCACACGATGGAATTCAAGAATTCGGTGAGCACCACGGGCGTGAACATCCCGCGCCTGATGGGCGAGTACGCGGTGTCCAAGTTGTAA
- a CDS encoding CBS domain-containing protein, whose translation MLVRDWMTPDPITVTPDTPVMDALRILKEGNFRRLPVVDRGQLVGITTRKDLKDAMPSKATTLSVWELNYLLSKLTVAEMMARPVITAAEGEYMEDAALRMQEHHVGGLPVLNDAGVLSGIITTMDVLRAFTGILGMREGGKRLTLDMPDVPGSLERATGAVLPSNIISVATFGGENGRRRFVMRVNGEGVKDVRRRVQDAGIDVLE comes from the coding sequence ATGCTCGTACGCGATTGGATGACCCCCGACCCCATCACGGTCACGCCAGACACGCCCGTCATGGACGCGCTGAGAATCCTCAAGGAAGGCAACTTCCGCCGCCTGCCGGTGGTGGACCGGGGCCAACTGGTGGGCATCACCACCCGCAAGGACCTGAAAGACGCCATGCCCAGCAAGGCCACCACCCTCAGCGTGTGGGAACTGAATTACCTGCTGAGCAAGCTGACCGTGGCCGAGATGATGGCCCGGCCCGTCATCACGGCCGCCGAGGGTGAATACATGGAAGACGCCGCGCTGCGCATGCAGGAGCACCATGTGGGCGGCCTGCCGGTGCTGAACGATGCCGGCGTCCTGAGCGGCATCATCACCACCATGGACGTGCTGCGCGCCTTTACCGGCATTCTGGGCATGCGCGAGGGCGGTAAGCGCCTGACCCTGGACATGCCTGACGTCCCTGGCAGCCTGGAGCGGGCCACGGGCGCCGTGCTGCCCAGCAACATCATCAGCGTGGCGACCTTTGGGGGCGAAAATGGCCGCCGCCGCTTTGTGATGCGCGTGAACGGCGAAGGCGTGAAAGACGTGCGCCGCCGCGTACAGGATGCAGGGATTGACGTGCTGGAATAA
- a CDS encoding OmpH family outer membrane protein: protein MKISAKVMAPLALAAAFGLGTVAPHAQTTPQKVGFVDVSKLLAAHPMDKEIQEIQKKADAELGALDKQIKAIDAKGASATAADKQTRETLVKTIQSKADAYDKQLEPKISVVEKAVDAAISNVAKSNGYSIIMDRDVAAKSGLVIYADGSAEITDAVAKAVK, encoded by the coding sequence ATGAAGATCAGCGCCAAAGTCATGGCTCCTCTGGCCCTTGCCGCCGCGTTCGGCCTGGGCACGGTCGCCCCACACGCCCAGACCACCCCGCAGAAGGTGGGCTTTGTGGACGTGTCCAAGCTGCTGGCGGCCCACCCCATGGACAAGGAAATCCAGGAGATCCAGAAAAAGGCCGACGCCGAACTGGGCGCCCTGGACAAGCAGATCAAGGCCATTGACGCCAAGGGCGCCTCGGCCACCGCCGCCGACAAGCAGACCCGCGAGACGCTGGTCAAGACCATCCAGTCCAAGGCCGACGCCTACGACAAGCAGCTGGAACCCAAGATCTCTGTGGTGGAAAAGGCCGTGGACGCCGCCATCAGCAACGTGGCCAAGAGCAACGGCTACAGCATCATCATGGACCGCGACGTCGCCGCCAAGAGTGGCCTCGTGATCTACGCCGACGGCAGCGCCGAAATCACCGACGCCGTGGCCAAAGCCGTTAAGTAA
- a CDS encoding OmpH family outer membrane protein, which yields MNKIWLILPLALLSTVPHAQQAKSRVGIVNVQQAVKALPESKAYLDLNAKVAADLGARQKSLEDLAAKAAATRSAADRQALAKAQQAYASVRDNYAARIDAAFKPLASKVNAAVAKAAKTNGYTIVLDEQVAAQTSLVVYANENATNLTPAVIKNLK from the coding sequence ATGAACAAGATCTGGTTGATTCTGCCCCTGGCCCTGCTGTCGACCGTGCCCCACGCCCAGCAGGCCAAATCCCGCGTGGGCATCGTGAATGTCCAGCAGGCGGTCAAGGCCCTGCCCGAGAGCAAGGCGTATCTGGACCTGAACGCCAAGGTGGCCGCCGACCTGGGTGCCCGCCAAAAGAGCCTCGAAGATCTGGCCGCCAAGGCCGCCGCCACCCGCAGCGCCGCCGACCGTCAGGCGCTGGCCAAAGCGCAGCAGGCGTACGCCAGTGTGCGCGACAATTACGCCGCGCGCATTGACGCCGCCTTCAAGCCGCTGGCCAGCAAAGTGAACGCCGCCGTGGCCAAGGCCGCCAAGACCAACGGCTACACGATTGTCTTGGATGAGCAGGTGGCCGCCCAGACCAGTCTGGTGGTCTACGCCAACGAGAACGCCACCAACCTCACGCCCGCTGTGATTAAGAACCTGAAGTAA
- a CDS encoding pyridoxamine 5'-phosphate oxidase family protein, with protein sequence MSDITRQEALTKIGAMIKDVKFAMLTVQSENGHLKAHPMTTQDVEFDGDLWFLGGKDTEQVRNMAARPQVNVSYSKPDKGIYVSLQGTATLVEDRAKLDELWNEMYKAYFPEGKDDPNIQLIRIEAHGAEYWESDGKIRSLLGLAKGLLTGTQAKQGENERVSL encoded by the coding sequence ATGAGCGACATAACCCGCCAGGAGGCCCTCACCAAGATCGGCGCGATGATCAAGGACGTGAAGTTCGCCATGCTGACCGTGCAGAGCGAGAACGGCCACCTCAAGGCCCACCCCATGACCACCCAGGACGTTGAGTTTGACGGTGACCTGTGGTTCCTGGGCGGCAAGGACACCGAGCAGGTGCGCAACATGGCCGCCCGCCCACAGGTCAACGTGAGCTATTCCAAGCCGGACAAGGGCATTTACGTGAGCCTGCAGGGCACCGCCACGCTGGTGGAAGACCGCGCCAAGCTGGACGAGCTGTGGAACGAGATGTACAAGGCCTACTTCCCCGAAGGCAAGGACGACCCGAACATCCAGTTGATCCGCATTGAGGCCCACGGCGCCGAATACTGGGAGAGCGACGGCAAGATTCGCAGCCTGCTGGGGCTGGCCAAGGGCCTGCTGACCGGCACCCAGGCCAAGCAGGGCGAAAACGAGCGCGTCTCGCTGTAA
- a CDS encoding MFS transporter, which yields MTSTPARAPVSPWVLSAFWFGTAFHWLALLLILMPANVLEFVGEARKGSYVGLLTVIGAVMALVIPPLVGAHSDRTGRRLPYLKLGVGVNLAGLGVMGLAVALLDGMPGFWVYVLGFLLVQFGNNYATAPYSALIPQLVPVSQRGRYSGAMGMLQAAGQLLGALSAFALGQLQLPSITLFVLTAVMLLVPALVTMRGVPDDPVSATPQAAQPAAHWTTLFAHRPFLWVFITRALFALGQYSVQPFLQYYNGDVLGQKDPVTSNSIMLACIIVASIVSALIGGRLSDRVGRKPVIYVAGTTMAGAALLLLVVPSFALALPLAALFGLGFGAFTSVDWALGSDAMPSERSFARDMGIWHVAFVAPQFIGGPQGVLLDWGNARAENLGYTLVFGLAAAFFMLGVVLVRNVPERLHGEGARQAA from the coding sequence ATGACTTCCACTCCTGCACGCGCGCCCGTGAGCCCGTGGGTGCTCTCGGCGTTCTGGTTCGGCACCGCCTTTCACTGGCTGGCGCTGCTGCTGATTCTCATGCCGGCCAACGTGCTGGAGTTCGTGGGCGAAGCCCGCAAAGGCTCGTACGTGGGGCTGCTCACCGTGATTGGCGCGGTAATGGCCCTGGTGATTCCGCCGCTGGTGGGGGCCCACAGTGACCGCACTGGGCGGCGCTTGCCCTACCTGAAGCTGGGGGTGGGGGTCAACCTCGCTGGCCTGGGGGTCATGGGGCTGGCGGTGGCCCTGCTGGACGGCATGCCCGGCTTCTGGGTATACGTGCTGGGCTTTTTGCTGGTGCAGTTTGGCAACAACTACGCCACCGCGCCCTACTCGGCCCTGATTCCGCAGCTGGTGCCGGTGTCGCAGCGCGGGCGCTACAGCGGGGCGATGGGCATGCTGCAGGCGGCTGGGCAACTGCTGGGCGCGCTCAGTGCGTTCGCGCTGGGGCAGCTGCAGTTGCCGTCCATCACGCTGTTTGTGCTGACGGCCGTCATGCTGCTGGTGCCCGCCCTGGTCACCATGCGCGGCGTGCCGGATGATCCCGTTTCGGCGACCCCGCAGGCCGCCCAACCAGCCGCCCACTGGACCACGCTCTTTGCCCACCGCCCCTTTCTGTGGGTGTTCATCACGCGCGCGCTGTTTGCGCTGGGGCAGTATTCGGTGCAGCCCTTCTTGCAGTACTACAACGGCGACGTGCTGGGCCAGAAGGATCCGGTGACCTCCAACTCCATCATGCTGGCGTGCATTATCGTGGCCAGCATTGTCTCGGCGCTGATTGGCGGACGCCTGAGTGACCGCGTGGGGCGCAAACCGGTGATTTACGTGGCGGGCACCACCATGGCGGGCGCCGCGCTGCTGCTGCTGGTCGTGCCCTCCTTTGCGCTGGCCCTGCCGCTGGCGGCGCTGTTCGGCCTGGGCTTTGGGGCCTTTACCAGTGTGGACTGGGCGCTGGGCAGCGACGCCATGCCCAGCGAACGCTCCTTTGCCCGCGACATGGGCATCTGGCACGTGGCTTTTGTGGCGCCGCAGTTTATCGGCGGGCCGCAGGGGGTGCTACTGGACTGGGGCAACGCCCGCGCCGAGAATCTGGGCTACACCCTGGTCTTTGGGCTGGCGGCGGCGTTTTTCATGCTGGGCGTCGTGCTGGTGCGCAACGTCCCCGAGCGCCTGCACGGCGAAGGGGCAAGGCAAGCAGCCTGA
- a CDS encoding RluA family pseudouridine synthase, which translates to MTSPSSPRAPLLPPTEKPRVVVEHPDFYVVHKPALWLTHPVRARVDVPDVLTYLRRLTGEDTLAPPHRLDRETSGAQLFSRDREAAQRFFTLFKTHLVGKTYVAIVHGTPDWERRTLDAPLGDLGLGGANRIAIRQAVVPDGRPAVTDFRVMARRAGHTLIEAYPRSGRLHQIRAHLSHLGLPMVGDKIYGRDPSVFLAFMEVGQTPELTARLGLPRQALHAARIAFPWSGTQFSAELPLAPDLQAYWDALPQD; encoded by the coding sequence GTGACTTCTCCCAGCAGCCCGCGCGCGCCCCTGCTGCCCCCCACCGAAAAGCCGCGCGTGGTGGTGGAGCACCCCGATTTCTACGTGGTGCACAAGCCGGCGCTGTGGCTGACCCACCCCGTGCGCGCACGCGTGGACGTGCCCGACGTGCTGACCTATCTGCGCCGCCTGACCGGCGAGGACACCCTGGCGCCGCCGCACCGCCTGGACCGCGAAACCAGCGGCGCGCAACTGTTCTCGCGGGACCGCGAGGCGGCGCAGCGCTTCTTTACGCTGTTCAAAACGCATCTGGTGGGCAAAACCTACGTGGCCATCGTGCACGGCACCCCCGACTGGGAGCGGCGCACGCTGGACGCCCCGCTGGGCGACCTGGGCCTGGGCGGGGCCAACCGCATCGCTATCCGGCAGGCGGTGGTGCCGGATGGCCGCCCGGCCGTCACCGATTTCCGGGTGATGGCCCGCCGGGCGGGGCACACGCTGATAGAGGCCTATCCCCGCAGCGGACGCCTGCACCAGATTCGCGCGCACCTCAGCCACCTGGGCCTGCCAATGGTGGGCGACAAGATTTACGGCCGCGATCCCAGCGTGTTTCTGGCGTTCATGGAGGTGGGCCAGACCCCAGAACTCACCGCGCGGCTGGGTCTGCCCCGGCAGGCGCTGCACGCCGCGCGCATTGCCTTTCCCTGGAGTGGCACCCAGTTCAGCGCCGAGCTGCCGCTGGCCCCAGACCTGCAGGCCTACTGGGACGCGCTGCCGCAGGACTGA